From one Triticum urartu cultivar G1812 chromosome 3, Tu2.1, whole genome shotgun sequence genomic stretch:
- the LOC125546733 gene encoding cell number regulator 6-like produces MTEARRSHPSQYMKLTKEQDASASGPGVEDIRPGELNLPVAVPQLERMKCIQCGQVLPEGHQAPADEPWTTGIFGCAEDPESCWTGLFCPCVLFGRNVQALREDIPWTRPCTCHAVCVEGGIALAILTAIFHGVDPDTSILIGEGLVCSWWICSQYTGIIREKLQKKYHLENSPCDPCIVHCCFHYCANCQEHRERKGRLAENSVVPMTVVNPPPLQEMSMAENNAPTSENEGSKAA; encoded by the exons ATGACGGAGGCGCGGCGCAGCCACCCGTCGCAGTACATGAAGCTGACCAAGGAACAGGACGCTTCCGCCTCCGGCCCCGGCGTGGAGGACATCCGCCCTGGCGAGCTCAACCTGCCCGTTGCCGTCCCGCAG CTGGAGCGGATGAAGTGCATCCAGTGTGGGCAGGTGCTGCCTGAGGGCCACCAGGCGCCGGCCGACGAGCCGTGGACAACCGGCATCTTCGGTTGCGCTGAGGACCCCGAGAGCT GCTGGACTGGACTATTCTGCCCCTGTGTGTTGTTTGGACGAAATGTTCAGGCCCTTAGAGAAGATATCCCATGGACAAGACCCTGCACTTGCCATGCTGTCTGTGTTGAAGGTGGCATTGCATTGGCAATTCTCACGGCTATATTCCATGGTGTTGACCCAGACACATCGATCCTGATTGGTGAAGGCCTGGTCTGCAGTTGGTGGATATGCTCTCAATATACTGGTATTATTCGTGAAAAGCTTCAGAAGAAGTATCATCTTGAG AACTCTCCATGCGATCCTTGCATAGTCCACTGCTGCTTCCACTACTGCGCGAACTGTCAGGAGCATCGTGAAAGGAAAGGCCGACTTGCAGAAAACAGTGTTGTTCCAATGACCGTTGTCAACCCACCGCCGCTGCAAGAGATGAGCATGGCTGAGAACAACGCTCCCACATCCGAGAATGAAGGGTCAAAGGCAGCATGA